CATCGTACTTGCCGTCGCGGCGTTCCGGTCGGACGCGAGTGCTTGGATCTATGGCGTGCCGCTCGCAGCCGCCGGCTGGCTGATCGCGAGTTTCCATACGCTGCTCTATCTCGGGATCATCCCGGAGGCGATCCAGCCTTGCACCGCATCCGGGCCGTCCTGCTCGAGCGCCGACATGACCATTCTCGGCGGGGTGCCGCTGCCGGCGCTCTCTCTTCTCGCCTTCAGCGCCATCATTGTTTTTCTGGCTCTCGCACGACGGAGATCCACATCATGAACCGCCGCGCTATCGTTATCGGCACCGTCACGGTCGCCGTCGCCGCTTTTGCCATCGCGGCGGCCTACTATCCGCGGGACACGGGGACCGCTCAGCAGGAGGAGAGCAATCTCGTCCGCGCGCATTCGCCCGTCATCGGCCCGGCCGACGCGCCGGTCACCATCGTTGAATTCCTCGACCCGTCGTGTGAGGCATGCCGGGCGTTCTATCCGATCGTCAAGCAGATCATGGACGCCTTTCCGAACGAGACGCGACTCGTCATCCGCTACGCGGCGCTGCACGAAGGTTCCGACGAAGCTGTGCGTATCCTTGAAGCCGCGCGCCTGCAGGACAGGTTCACGCCTGTGCTGGAGAAGCTGTTCTTCGAACAGCCCCAATGGGCGATCCACGGCGCACCCGACATGGAGAAGGCATGGAGCTTCGCCGGCGATGCCGGGCTTGATGTTGCCAAAGCGCGCGAAGACGCGAAGTCTCCAGAAATCTCAACCGTGCTCGAGCAGGACATGGCCGACGTGAAGGTGGTCAATCTGCAGGGCACGCCGACCTTCTTCGTCAATGGCAAACCGCTGGCCTCCTTCGGCCCGCAGCAGCTCTACGACCTTGTGGCTGCGG
This region of Mesorhizobium australicum genomic DNA includes:
- a CDS encoding disulfide bond formation protein B, with amino-acid sequence MSAQSSWTLLFLAFAVALASSLAVLFVGEVMGQVPCNLCWFQRAFMFPLAIVLAVAAFRSDASAWIYGVPLAAAGWLIASFHTLLYLGIIPEAIQPCTASGPSCSSADMTILGGVPLPALSLLAFSAIIVFLALARRRSTS
- a CDS encoding DsbA family protein — encoded protein: MNRRAIVIGTVTVAVAAFAIAAAYYPRDTGTAQQEESNLVRAHSPVIGPADAPVTIVEFLDPSCEACRAFYPIVKQIMDAFPNETRLVIRYAALHEGSDEAVRILEAARLQDRFTPVLEKLFFEQPQWAIHGAPDMEKAWSFAGDAGLDVAKAREDAKSPEISTVLEQDMADVKVVNLQGTPTFFVNGKPLASFGPQQLYDLVAAEVAAARGATPSQ